The Camelina sativa cultivar DH55 chromosome 16, Cs, whole genome shotgun sequence sequence TGAGTGGTTCGTATGCGATGATGATAATACTGGCACCAGGTTCTTCTTTATTCAGGTAATGTTGTGATCAGAGTCTTTCATTGTCCAAAAGATGGATAGCTTAAAAAGTCTGcactcaatattttttttgcagggATCAGATTCACTGGCCTCATGGCAAGCTAACCTTCTGTTCGAGCCAGTTCCATTTGAGGAGCTTGATGTGCTTGTTCACAGAGGCATATACGAAGCTGCAAAAGGCATATACGAACACATGTTACCAGAAGTTCACGCCCACCTTAATTCTCGTGGCAAGAACCGTGCTTTTCTCAGGTTTAGTGGACATTCTTTAGGAGGAAGCTTGTCACTGCTTGTGAACCTCATGCTTCTGATCCGAGGTCAAGTCCCGGCTTCTTCTCTGCTCCCAGTGATCACTTTTGGTTCACCTTGCATCATGTGCGGAGGCGACAGGCTTCTTCAGAAACTTGGTCTCCCTAAGAGTCATCTTCTCGGAATCTCAATGCATAGAGATATTGTTCCCCGAGCATTCTCCTGCAATTACCCTAACCGAGCCACAAAGCTTCTCAAGGCATTGAATGGAAACTTTCGAAACCATCCTTGTCTGAATAAccaggtaatatatatatgaagaaaacaaacatctCAACTTGTCTGCTTCAGATCGTTGTTTCTTCTTGGCTTACtctgtttggtttcttcttatctGCAGAATTTACTGTATTCGCCAATGGGGAAGCTTCTAATTCTGCAACCATCAGAGAGATTCTCTCCTCCACACCCCCTGCTTCCTCCAGGAAGTGGTCTCTATCTCTTAGCATCTAAGAACACCGACGAAACAGAAAAAAGACTAAGAGCTGCAAAGATTGTCTTCTTTAACTCGCCACACCCCCTAGAGATTCTCAGTGATCGTCGTTCTTACGGGTCAgaaggaaaaatcaaaagaaaccaTGACATGAGCTCTTACCTGAAGGCCTTGAGGCATGTGATTCGGAAGGAGCTGAAGCAGATAAAGGCCGAGCGGGATCACTGGCGGCGCAAGTTCTtcattataaacattttatttactGGGAGAGATTCTTTGAAACTCATAACAAGATTTGTCGCATCAAGAAGTAGTCAACTAgtgatcatcttctttctccctATTAGATTGTTAATAATGAATGTCTATGGTGTGGTCTTTCACCATTCACAAGCACATTTTGGTTTCTTCAAGTGAAAACTTAGGCCTATTCTGTaattgaatctatatatatcacACATCAATTATTTTCAGAAAAGACAGGAACTATCTTAGTATAAAGAGAAAAATCGAGCATATGTTTGGAGTATTCTTGTCCAATTGACATAATCTTACAAAGGGAATGGTGAAGAAACGCAAAAGATTTATTCCATTGAGGGGGCATAAAAGCTCATCAGACCTTTGTTTGTAACAAGATGATGAGAGAATGAGGAAACTAGAGATTCAACTTCCCAGCTAGATACCAAGAATGCATAGCAAGGCTTCCAAAGGAGAAGATGTTAGCAAGTGATGATAAGCCGTGAATCATTCCAAACTTCTTGTTCATGGCAGCGAGCTTTGGGATAGTCTTTgccttttctctgttcttggaCCAGCCAACTTCATCACCAAtgttattttctctctctactttgTGCCTTTGCTTCATCATCTACACACCACAAAGTAAGACCAAAATTGGTTGGTTCATAAGgatctctttttttattgaagATGGTGTTTTGTGTATGATCATCACTTACATCGATGGTCATGGGAGTGAAGACGAACAAATTGGTGAGATTGAAAGCAAAAGCGGAAAGGAGGAACCCTAGCTGATA is a genomic window containing:
- the LOC104749064 gene encoding uncharacterized protein LOC104749064; protein product: MMEGVFLKMSVQGVSPMIPVGPSLIRAIGGGSVKEDKSTAGSLPLKKTVSRKRPLEFLRITGKRAEEKGTSVRDDGPVLLEKQDDDTSVNENWVFKILEVGSIWNGKRQRSGGGGDEEEEEEVAESKTNKEDLCEECDFCMIDEEEEEEEEKEFGREEFSEMLSKIPVQDAQMFAKLSFLGNLAYSIPKIKPENLLKYQKLRFVTSSIEKRTSLIRVEENNNINNNGEEEEQEKKLINPAVAYRVAASAASRLFSHSKSVLPFGSSKRHDNEASLLATADSVTAVVAAKEEVKQAVADDLKSNRSPPCEWFVCDDDNTGTRFFFIQGSDSLASWQANLLFEPVPFEELDVLVHRGIYEAAKGIYEHMLPEVHAHLNSRGKNRAFLRFSGHSLGGSLSLLVNLMLLIRGQVPASSLLPVITFGSPCIMCGGDRLLQKLGLPKSHLLGISMHRDIVPRAFSCNYPNRATKLLKALNGNFRNHPCLNNQNLLYSPMGKLLILQPSERFSPPHPLLPPGSGLYLLASKNTDETEKRLRAAKIVFFNSPHPLEILSDRRSYGSEGKIKRNHDMSSYLKALRHVIRKELKQIKAERDHWRRKFFIINILFTGRDSLKLITRFVASRSSQLVIIFFLPIRLLIMNVYGVVFHHSQAHFGFFK